In the Silene latifolia isolate original U9 population chromosome 1, ASM4854445v1, whole genome shotgun sequence genome, acctcaaaaaatgaaaatatagaaaagaaaacgtgaaaaacaaaagggaagcGAAAATACAGGATCATACAACTGTTCAATTTAATCCAGCTTGTGGTATCGTCGATCGTGATTTCAATTTAAGTTGAAGCAATGTTGAAAGTCACTGAATTCATTGGTGAAATTTTACCATCACTTGGTTGTACAAAAACATGGGCACAAAAGTGAGAAAGTCCTATACTGCCGTAACTTTATCCTACCTATAATATAGCATTACAGTGACGGAGCACATATCTGATCAGTCAAGTTCACATCGGAGGCTGGTTAGTTCCGAGTAGCTGGCCCACGAGATTAGTCACCTGAAATAGACATGGGATTCTATTCAGACATGATAGCTATTGTTAAAGGCTTAAAGCAATTCAGCTACTTTAGCTGAGAACCATGAAAGTTGCAAGGAACTCATCACATATCATCAACTTCTGCGCCATTGAGACCGTCCACCCAAACATATGCACACACGCTCGCATAAAAGGAGAAGGGTAAGAAGACAGACTCAATCACAAACACCGCATGTGTTTGATGCAGGGACACGATTATACCATGAGAAGAATTAACGTTTTCGGCTAggttgcaccaaaacggacacggacacgtgacacggcatcccatgaaatttaggacacgggacacggcatttaaatttaataaaatatactccctcctattctaaataactgtcccatttgccatttcagtctattcacataactgtcccatttgctatatttggacatggtttttttactttcctacccttgactcatttctttatttaccaccccaaccacccataacccatcatattcaatacttttcattatttaactcctatattcttacccctatacaataattttcattatttaaaCCATATTCTttaattttcgtgccattgtccaaatgggacacttattcggaataggagggagtatattctatagttatatatgtgtgattttatttttgaaaaagtattgaatattaaatttaaataagtaaaagtaaaacttacgttaattataactcattcttatttccaaaaccaaaaccaacttataatcaatctatttcgacatctcattactagtctaaaTAACATCATTTGTCTCCCATTCaacttatttccccaccaaatttaaccatataacaattctcgCCATTTAACTTAAATTCAACTTAATTCCGTTTGGAGGccaggtgtgtccaaataccaaggacacggctcaaaataccatggacacgtgccgaaataaaagatgaaagttagacacggctttacaagtgtccgacacgttttgacgtgtgtccgacgagtgttgTGTCTGACACGGGAACgccgattaggaggagtgtccgtgcaacctaggttTTCGGTCAAAATGAAATGTTAAGGGGTCAGTTAGCATCTAAAGTAAAGTGTGGATATAGATGCAGACTCATGTGTCAGTTAGTGTCGAAAGCATCCATGCCTATGTTAGCGTGTAGAGTGATCTATATCTCTATGTAAGATGAAATGAAGACTCCAAATAACGAGTTTCACAGCCCAGGAGTACACGTCATAATTACATAGCCAAATGCAATGACAAACAAACATGCTGAAGTTAGCGAAGTTCAACAGGGAAAAGATAAATAGAGTTATGTGCAGCTCAAAACTAAATAATGCAAACTATATTAACTTTTCAGCTTGCTCAAGAATCAAGGTCAACTTTAAATACGGAGTATGAAGCAAGTTGCGATATCCTGAGAAATTACCTGCCAGTACTTCGAGACACATTTGTCGATGCAGCCATTTTCAGCCATATTTAGCTCAGAGTCTTTGAAACTGAAATAGTAGGGACAACTATAAATACCATTTCTTTGAAGGTTTTCTCAATATACAAGTATAACACATTCACGATTACACAAGACAAAAATAAAATCGGTAAATCCTGACCTTTTATCAGCACATTTGCGAAAACATGTCTGAGTGAGCCTGAGACAAATAGTAAAGATCATCCGTTAGCATGTAAAAAGTTCAACTAGGATGATCAATAAGTAAGATGGCAAGTTCACAACAGTTGGATGGTGCATTTGCAAGATTTGATAACTGTACCAAGATCTTACAAAACCACTAGTCCACACGGGGGAACGGGAAGCTAGCAATGTCTACCATGCAGCATGCTTTCACGCAAAATTAGAGATACTAACTTGTTAAACAGTTCAACTCTGTATTCCATCTCCTTTTCGGCCATAAACAATATCTGCACAAGTTTAATGTGAAAAATGAATGTCCAGTGGCAGTTAGAATGTGACTCCTGACAGGAATGAGAGACTAGTCAACAGCTAAATCAATAGCGATATGAAATCGGGGAATTTCTAAAAAGAAAAGTTGTAAGTCTGGTGATGATGGTTGTGTACATGGATGCTCTACTGTTGACCACTTTACAAACATAAGGTACAATCTCATTATGGAAATAGACTGAATGTTGTTGTTAAGGTCAATAACAGTAAGAAATCGAGAATTTCAAAAGGTGAAGTCATCGTGGGACAAGACTGACTGTCGTCCTTGAGATCAAAACTCTCAGATATACGTGTTGTTCTTAAGATCAATAACAGTAAGAAATCGAGAATTCCAAAAGGTCAAGTCATCGTGGTACGACTGATTGTTCTTGAGATTGAAACTCTCAAATATACATGTTTGTAGGTCAAAATCAAAAATCCAGGAGACGGGGGAAAGGGAGCAGGGCGCTGAAGTACAGTCCAAGTAGGACTTGATATGTAGGAAGCAATCTTTTACTTTCACTTTCAACAAACGGAATCAATTGAACCTTACTCCAATTAGCACTATTGAACATATCAAATCCTCACTCCACAAATGAAAACCCTCTCTAATACGGCCAACAATAACATTATGTGGCCAAC is a window encoding:
- the LOC141616925 gene encoding mitochondrial import inner membrane translocase subunit TIM10, which encodes MANNAAAEAMAKEQILFMAEKEMEYRVELFNKLTQTCFRKCADKSFKDSELNMAENGCIDKCVSKYWQVTNLVGQLLGTNQPPM